A stretch of Ciconia boyciana chromosome 18, ASM3463844v1, whole genome shotgun sequence DNA encodes these proteins:
- the FBXW5 gene encoding F-box/WD repeat-containing protein 5 isoform X3 produces the protein MRPYNWSYTQFSQFNSDDSLLLVSGVFVGPHNSSSGEIAVISMENFTLLSRVRNKPYDVFGCWLNETNLISGNLHRIGRITSCSVLWLNNAFQGIESENVNVVKRLFKIQNLNASTIRTVMVADCSRYDSPDLLLDYEEQLAASSTCPVFDLGSDSEEEEAKPKQTPEPAVQEMPDEGGVTAEDGLQQFFDDIMEGRVRPAMTDTELETKVAELFVRNRTKPPELNLLSTDSNSKTKYLIFTTGCLTYSPHQIAARREAPSRSLGTSTSPAVCWQQSAELPDSAFCPQGIKRILPHQMTTAGPVLGEERRSDEFFDSLDHVIDIHGHIIGMGLSPDHRYLYVNSRAWPRDCVISDPMQPPPIAEEIDLHVFDLKTMKEVKRALRAHRAYTPNEECFFIFLDVSRDFVASGAEDRHGYIWDRHYNICLAKLQHDNVVNSVAFSPVEQELLLTASDDTTIKVWRSPRAVRIQQARKPRPRKLLFSWLMNQKS, from the exons AGAACTTCACGCTGCTTTCCAGGGTGAGGAATAAACCCTATGATGTGTTTGGCTGCTGGCTGAATGAAACCAACTTGATATCTGGCAATCTCCATCGGATTGGGCGTATAACCTCCTGTTCTGTGCTGTGGCTGAACAACGCTTTCCAG GGCATAGAGTCCGAGAATGTGAATGTAGTGAAGAGACTGTTCAAAATCCAGAACCTGAACGCCAGCACTATCCGGACTGTGATGGTGGCTGACTGCAGCCGGTATGATTCCCCGGACCTGCTCCTGGACTACGAGGAGCAGCTAGCTGCTTCCTCCACCTGCCCAGTCTTTGATCTTGGCAGTGacagtgaggaagaggaggccaAGCCCAAGCAGACTCCAGAGCCAGCAGTACAGGAAATGCCAGATGAAGGGGGTGTGACGGCAGAGGATGGGCTGCAGCAGTTCTTTGATGATATCATGGAGGGCCGCGTGAGGCCTGCCATGACTGATACAGAGTTGGAGACGAAGGTGGCTGAGCTGTTTGTACGCAACAGAACTAAACCGCCTGAGCTGAACCTGCTCTCCACAGACAGCAACAGCAAGACAAAATACTTAATCTTCACCACAGGATGCCTCACCTACTCCCCGCACCAGATAG CAGCACGAAGGGAAGCCCCTTCTCGAAGCCTGGGGACTTCCACCAGCCCCGCTGTCTGCTGGCAGCAGTCTGCAGAACTGCCAGATTCTGCTTTCTGTCCCCAAGGGATTAAAAGGATCCTGCCCCATCAGATGACGACTGCTGGGCCAGTGCTTGGGGAGGAGAGGCGCTCGGATGAGTTCTTTGACTCACTGGATCACGTCATTGACATCCATGGGCACATCATTGGCATGGGCCTCTCCCCTGACCACAG GTACCTGTACGTGAACAGCCGTGCCTGGCCTCGGGACTGCGTCATCTCTGACCCGATGCAGCCACCCCCCATCGCTGAGGAGATCGATCTGCACGTGTTCGACCTGAAGACAATGAAGGAGGTGAAAAGAGCCCTCCGTGCACATCGGGCCTACACACCCAACGAGGAGTGCTTCTTCATCTTCCTGGATGTCAGCAGAGACTTCGTAGCAAG TGGAGCAGAGGATCGCCATGGCTACATCTGGGACCGGCACTATAACATCTGCCTGGCCAAACTGCAGCATGACAATGTGGTCAACTCGGTGGCGTTCAGCCCggtggagcaggagctgctcctgaCAGCCAGTGACGATACCACCATCAAGGTGTGGCGCTCCCCTCGCGCTGTGCGCATCCAGCAGGCCAGGAAGCCCAGGCCCAGGAAACTGCTCTTCTCCTGGCTCATGAACCAGAAAAGCTGA